The proteins below are encoded in one region of Corynebacterium sphenisci DSM 44792:
- a CDS encoding Dyp-type peroxidase — translation MILDRRGFLAGLGLVPGSALLNWPTPEEPEPVPELQAATVAFDGPHQAGVATPRQSLARLLALDLVDGADRPALRRMLALLTDDARRLTAGEPVPGDLAAELGRAPANLTVTLGLGPGFLEAAGRAGQRPAWLAPLPEYPGDRIDPARSGGDLLLQLCADDPMTLAHATRLLLRDATAARLRWSADGAIPDARGRAAGEHPRGHSGHLLGVGNPRGEEELDRLVWIDSGPDWLRGGTAMVVRRIELDLPAWSRLDRPARERAVGRRLADGAPPETGVSPLAHVARAAAPRQDPGRRLLRRSYPFEELIAADPAAGPGVAGPERAGLLFIAFQRDPLAQFDPIRRRLGRADLFGGYATATTSAVFAVPRGTRPGEDWAADLLAD, via the coding sequence ATGATCCTGGACAGGCGGGGCTTCCTCGCCGGGCTGGGCCTGGTGCCCGGCTCCGCGCTGCTGAACTGGCCCACCCCGGAGGAGCCGGAGCCGGTACCGGAGCTGCAGGCGGCCACCGTCGCCTTCGACGGGCCGCACCAGGCCGGGGTGGCCACCCCCCGGCAGTCCCTGGCCCGGCTGCTCGCCCTCGACCTCGTCGACGGCGCCGACCGGCCGGCGCTGCGCCGGATGCTGGCCCTGCTCACCGACGACGCCCGCCGGCTCACCGCCGGGGAGCCGGTGCCCGGGGATCTCGCCGCGGAACTGGGCCGGGCCCCGGCGAACCTCACCGTCACCCTGGGCCTGGGCCCGGGCTTCCTGGAGGCCGCCGGCCGGGCCGGGCAGCGCCCGGCGTGGCTGGCCCCGCTGCCGGAGTACCCCGGCGACCGGATCGACCCGGCCCGCTCCGGCGGGGATCTGCTGCTGCAGCTGTGCGCCGATGACCCGATGACCCTGGCGCACGCCACCCGGCTGCTGCTGCGCGACGCCACCGCCGCCCGGCTGCGCTGGTCCGCCGACGGAGCCATCCCGGACGCCCGGGGCCGGGCCGCCGGGGAGCACCCGCGCGGGCACAGCGGGCATCTGCTGGGGGTGGGCAACCCGCGCGGGGAGGAGGAGCTGGACCGGCTGGTGTGGATCGACTCCGGCCCGGACTGGCTGCGCGGCGGCACCGCCATGGTGGTGCGCCGGATCGAGCTGGACCTGCCCGCCTGGTCCCGGCTGGACCGCCCGGCCCGGGAGCGGGCGGTGGGCCGCCGGCTCGCCGACGGGGCCCCGCCGGAGACCGGGGTCTCCCCGCTGGCGCACGTCGCCCGGGCGGCGGCGCCCCGGCAGGACCCGGGCCGGCGGCTGCTGCGGCGCAGCTACCCCTTCGAGGAGCTCATCGCCGCCGACCCGGCCGCCGGGCCGGGGGTGGCCGGGCCGGAGCGGGCGGGGCTGCTCTTCATCGCCTTCCAGCGCGATCCGCTGGCCCAGTTCGATCCGATCCGGCGCCGGCTGGGCCGGGCGGATCTCTTCGGCGGCTACGCCACCGCCACCACCTCCGCGGTGTTCGCGGTGCCCCGGGGCACCCGGCCGGGGGAGGACTGGGCCGCGGATCTGCTCGCCGACTAG
- a CDS encoding copper chaperone PCu(A)C produces the protein MSLHRRTRILAAAGAAAALALAGCSTDDGADDATGATEATTATATSAGESEEAAAGVTLEDGYIKEKPADKPMTAIFGTLVNNTDADVEITGFRVEGLAEGTVFEQHEVADGVMRKIDGGHTIPAGGSHELVPGGDHLMIMNNDEALEPGAEYTVVIELSDGSELTIDLPVRVQPSGEENYGDIEGHEGYEEGMDHGDIDHGDMDHGDMEHDGDK, from the coding sequence ATGTCACTGCACCGCCGCACCCGCATCCTGGCCGCCGCCGGCGCCGCCGCCGCGCTGGCCCTGGCCGGCTGCTCCACCGACGACGGCGCCGATGACGCCACCGGCGCCACCGAGGCCACCACCGCCACCGCCACCTCCGCCGGTGAGTCCGAGGAGGCCGCCGCCGGGGTCACCCTGGAGGACGGCTACATCAAGGAGAAGCCGGCCGACAAGCCGATGACCGCCATCTTCGGCACCCTGGTCAACAACACCGACGCCGATGTGGAGATCACCGGCTTCCGGGTCGAGGGCCTCGCCGAGGGCACCGTCTTCGAGCAGCACGAGGTCGCCGACGGCGTGATGCGCAAGATCGACGGCGGGCACACGATCCCCGCCGGCGGCTCCCATGAGCTCGTCCCCGGCGGCGATCACCTCATGATCATGAACAATGACGAGGCCCTGGAGCCCGGTGCCGAGTACACCGTCGTCATCGAGCTCTCCGACGGCTCCGAGCTCACCATCGACCTGCCGGTGCGCGTGCAGCCCTCCGGCGAGGAGAACTACGGCGACATCGAGGGCCACGAGGGCTACGAGGAGGGCATGGACCACGGTGACATCGACCATGGCGACATGGACCACGGGGACATGGAGCACGACGGGGACAAGTAA